The following coding sequences lie in one Helicoverpa zea isolate HzStark_Cry1AcR chromosome 14, ilHelZeax1.1, whole genome shotgun sequence genomic window:
- the LOC124636518 gene encoding insulin-like receptor encodes MAKTLIWCLFHFYVLGVISPQRLDLKYTNYTKICKGELIKTLSDLKTLDGCVVVVGSVEIFIEKVNKDSFPNVTFWDLREITEYLIIYRVRGLKSVGQLFPNLTRIRGIKLLNNFALIVYDNSHLLEIGLYSLLKIDRGGVTMWALPQACFVETIDWKALAPKARHVISPLEKPSDSVTCRIPCTCSRNPSLNHCWNNIKCQLFPDGPEADKCNEQCLGCRKTNKNACFVCRHYTYKGTCVSKCPPDSILLPDSQYCITEEECHGLDRWVFNNTCVAHCPVDYKQNNKTTPTTCIPCTHCGITCGDLKIQSLSSIQTAERCVYINGSLTIHLRTTPGAVNELRKYLRQIEVVSHYVAVESSDITALDFLPSLRLIKGEKLKDGKYSVDVNHNNNLQTLFIANVTKNLQILNGTARFDQNPILCMSKIDEIKHLVPIKPNNVDIPVGSNGYRGACKEVSFHFDITPSNESSVLIKFSPVSNHSIHYSALYVRLPPGVQTSVVPETCSEFEWHATDVPTVFDNNYGLVQLNALQPASSYALCIEIYDPDPENQLLVRSNIFNFTTPVGIPEPPFIVELVASASDVVVMRWVDHKNYVRHIDYYELDVALIDTYSRKSASVDYCHYREDWFDVDYTRHALVRRPPPEYTKSCESMCGILSSVTPGALVEEYFNVCDDVNFVCDNQESTISSNSSFGNYVRTLTLLNISSPRNDFQVGGLAPYSDYKFRLRACSRGHCSRSAKGVVRTFLLKNADIPSIVYLHANQFGHIFVRWNAPNVTNGPILSYFVEVLPRININNLMPQSWCVSAEERRIFVQSVIVSNYLVRVCVKTLASSKSCSEWSKIVAVTESKTILLWIGATCGILIYIASCVVGWFKRRMSYRSDVVPLVDSSSSSRVESEPPALMLSDFVPFHTIPLD; translated from the exons ATGGCGAAAACGCTGATATG GTGTCTATTCCACTTCTACGTCCTCGGTGTCATTTCGCCACAAAGGCTGGATCTCAAATACACGAACTATACAAAAATATGCAAAGGTGAACTTATCAAGACCCTCTCGGACTTAAAAACCTTAGATGGATGTGTCGTCGTCGTGGGAAGCGTAGAAATATTCATAGAGAAAGTCAATAAGGATAGTTTTCCCAATGTGACTTTTTGGGATTTAAGAGAG ATAACAGAATACTTAATCATATATCGTGTGAGAGGCCTTAAATCTGTGGGACAACTATTCCCAAATCTTACCAGAATAAGAGGAATTAAGTTACTGAACAATTTTGCATTGATTGTGTATGACAATTCACATCTTTTAGAG ATTGGCCTCTATAGTCTCCTAAAAATTGATAGAGGAGGGGTCACTATGTGGGCACTGCCTCAAGCCTGTTTTGTGGAGACCATTGACTGGAAGGCCTTGGCTCCTAAAGCTAGACACGTGATCAGTCCTCTTGAAAAGCCGTCAGACAGCGTCACTTGCAGGATACCCTGTACTTGTTCAAGAAATCCTTCGTTGAACCACTGTTGGAATAATAT AAAATGCCAGTTATTCCCAGATGGACCCGAAGCCGACAAATGCAACGAGCAATGCTTGGGCTGCCGCAAAACTAATAAGAACGCATGTTTTGTGTGCCGACACTACACGTATAAGGGAACTTGCGTGTCGAAGTGTCCTCCAGATTC GATCCTTCTACCCGACAGCCAATACTGCATAACTGAAGAAGAATGCCATGGACTGGATCGATGGGTATTCAACAATACCTGTGTCGCACACTGTCCAGTCGACTATAAGCAGAATAATAAAACGACACCTACTACTTGTATACCGTGCACTCATTGTGGAATT ACATGCGGAGACCTTAAAATCCAGTCATTAAGTTCCATTCAAACGGCAGAAAGATGTGTTTACATTAACGGGTCTCTGACAATACATTTGAGGACAACACCAGGTGCAGTGAACGAATTAAGGAAATACCTACGACAAATAGAAGTAGTCTCTCATTATGTAGCCGTTGAAAGTTCAGATATAACTGCACTAGACTTTCTGCCATCACTAAGATTAATAAAAGGGGAGAAATTGAAGGATGGCAAATACAGTGTTGACGTCAATCACAATAACAATctacaaactttatttattgcaaatgtTACCAAAAACCTCCAAATACTGAATGGGACCGCCAGGTTTGACCAGAATCCTATCCTGTGTATGTCGAAAATTGATGAAATCAAACACTTGGTTCCTATTAAGCCGAATAATGTAGACATCCCCGTGGGCTCCAACGGGTATCGTGGAGCATGTAAAGAAGTCTCTTTTCACTTTGATATAACTCCGTCCAATGAATCATCGGTATTGATTAAATTTTCTCCGGTCTCCAATCATAGCATACACTATTCTGCGCTATACGTACGTTTACCTCCCGGAGTTCAAACGTCGGTAGTTCCTGAAACTTGTAGCGAGTTTGAATGGCACGCTACCGATGTCCCAACAGTATTTGATAATAACTACGGACTGGTTCAATTGAATGCATTACAACCTGCTTCTTCATATGCTCTGTGCATTGAAATTTACGATCCTGATCCTGAAAACCAATTATTGGTTAGAAGCAATATATTCAATTTCACAACGCCAGTAGGAATTCCTGAGCCGCCTTTTATCGTAGAATTAGTTGCGTCTGCCTCAGACGTCGTTGTAATGCGATGGGTTGACCACAAAAATTATGTGCGTCACATTGATTACTACGAACTAGATGTGGCCTTGATAGATACGTATTCCAGGAAATCAGCTTCAGTAGACTATTGTCACTACAGAGAAGATTGGTTTGACGTTGACTACACCCGTCATGCTTTAGTTAGGAGGCCACCTCCAGAATATACAAAAAGTTGTGAATCTATGTGTGGAATACTCTCGTCTGTGACTCCGGGAGCTCTGGTGGAGGAGTACTTCAACGTCTGCGATGACGTCAATTTTGTTTGCGACAACCAAGAAAGTACAATTTCAAGCAATTCTAGTTTTGGCAACTACGTGCGAactttaactttgttaaacaTTAGTAGCCCGAGAAACGACTTCCAAGTTGGAGGGCTAGCACCCTATAGTGACTATAAGTTTAGATTAAGAGCTTGTTCTCGTGGACATTGCAGCAGATCAGCAAAAGGTGTAGTGAGAACATTCCTTTTAAAAAATGCCGACATACCTTCTATAGTGTACCTGCATGCAAACCAATTCGGTCATATTTTTGTGAGGTGGAATGCTCCAAATGTCACGAACGGCCCCATATTATCTTATTTCGTTGAAGTTTTGCctagaataaatataaataatctgATGCCTCAATCTTGGTGCGTATCAGCTGAAGAGAGAAGAATCTTCGTGCAATCTGTGATAGTGTCAAATTATTTGGTAAGAGTGTGTGTAAAAACTCTCGCTTCCAGTAAATCTTGTAGCGAGTGGAGCAAAATTGTCGCCGTCACTGAATCGAAGACAATTTTGCTTTGGATCGGCGCGACTTGTGGGATTTTGATATACATCGCGTCGTGTGTAGTGGGGTGGTTTAAGAGGAGAATGAGTTATCGCAGCGATGTAGTGCCGCTAGTCGATAGTTCGTCTTCGTCACGTGTCGAGAGCGAGCCACCAGCCTTGATGCTATCAGATTTCGTGCCATTTCATACGATACCTTTAGATTAA